One Chengkuizengella sediminis genomic window carries:
- the hemE gene encoding uroporphyrinogen decarboxylase, translating into MSVQDRFIKACLKQEIDTIPVWYMRQAGRYDPEYRKIKEKFTLLEICEQPELAAEVTMMPVKKLGVDAAILYSDIMNPVASIGIDFDIVKNIGPVIDNPIRSKEDVLKLKPIDVEKDLSHVIDTIKILDRELTKPLITFAGAPFTIASYIIEGRPSKNYIRTKELMYSEPKIWFMLMDKLGDMIITYLKAHFAAGAKAIQLFDSWVGALAPKDFEIFVLPTIERIFKELEIYDQPKIYFPGVSSGELLPSLTKLKADVIGLDWRVSIQEGRHRLNHKYAVQGNLDPLILMAPMTVIQDYAKEIIDQGINEPGFIFNLGHGLFPEASIDKLKELTQFIHEYSHAAISKMQKGSGVR; encoded by the coding sequence ATGAGTGTTCAAGATCGGTTTATAAAGGCATGTCTTAAACAAGAGATAGATACGATTCCTGTATGGTATATGAGACAGGCAGGAAGATATGATCCTGAATATAGAAAAATAAAAGAGAAGTTTACGTTATTGGAAATATGTGAGCAGCCTGAATTAGCAGCAGAAGTGACGATGATGCCTGTCAAAAAATTGGGTGTAGATGCTGCCATTCTTTATTCGGATATTATGAATCCAGTCGCATCGATTGGGATTGACTTTGATATCGTAAAAAATATTGGTCCAGTCATTGATAATCCAATTAGATCAAAAGAAGATGTTTTAAAATTAAAACCGATAGATGTTGAGAAGGATTTATCACATGTCATAGATACTATAAAAATTTTAGATCGTGAATTAACGAAACCATTAATTACTTTTGCAGGAGCACCTTTTACCATTGCGAGTTATATCATTGAAGGAAGACCGTCTAAAAATTACATTAGAACCAAAGAGTTGATGTACAGCGAGCCTAAGATTTGGTTTATGTTGATGGACAAACTAGGAGACATGATCATTACTTATTTAAAAGCTCACTTTGCTGCAGGTGCCAAAGCAATTCAGTTATTTGATAGTTGGGTAGGGGCTTTAGCTCCTAAAGATTTTGAAATATTTGTGCTGCCAACAATTGAACGTATCTTTAAAGAACTAGAAATATACGATCAGCCAAAAATTTATTTTCCAGGGGTTAGCTCAGGTGAATTATTGCCATCCTTAACAAAACTAAAAGCAGATGTAATCGGTTTAGATTGGCGTGTATCCATTCAAGAGGGGCGTCATAGATTAAATCACAAATATGCTGTCCAAGGTAATTTAGACCCACTAATATTAATGGCACCGATGACGGTCATTCAAGATTATGCAAAGGAAATTATTGATCAAGGGATTAACGAGCCAGGATTTATTTTTAATCTAGGTCATGGTTTATTTCCTGAGGCATCCATAGATAAGTTAAAAGAATTAACACAGTTTATACATGAATACTCTCATGCAGCAATTAGCAAAATGCAGAAGGGTAGTGGAGTAAGATGA
- the hemL gene encoding glutamate-1-semialdehyde 2,1-aminomutase, with translation MNQRIDTKSKEAFELAKQHIPGGVNSPVRAFKSVGLTPVYIEKARGSRVIDIDGNKYIDYIASWGPLILGHAHPEVIEAIKFTAEKGTSFGAPTEIETQMAQLVCERVPSIEIVRMVNSGTEATMSALRLARGYTKRNKILKFEGCYHGHADSLLIKAGSGVATLGLPDSPGVPESVAQNTLTVPYNDIESVKLAFEKFGEDIAGVIVEPIAGNMGVVPPLPGFLEGLRDLTTQYGSLLIFDEVMTGFRVDLNCAQGRFGVTPDLTCLGKVIGGGLPVGAYGGKREIMEQMAPTGPIYQAGTLSGNPLAMVAGYTTLKLLGEPGVYEQLEERSAKLEAGLMKNAEEVGIESTMNRIGSMVCPFFTSQKVTNYETASSSDLKRFTKYFGNMLDLGVSVAPSQFEGMFVSLAHTDEDIETTIEAHREALKRL, from the coding sequence ATGAATCAAAGAATCGATACGAAGTCAAAAGAAGCGTTTGAATTAGCAAAGCAGCATATTCCAGGAGGAGTAAATAGTCCTGTTCGTGCCTTTAAATCTGTAGGATTAACACCAGTTTACATAGAAAAAGCTAGAGGCTCAAGAGTGATAGATATTGATGGTAATAAATACATTGATTATATTGCATCTTGGGGACCGTTAATTTTAGGACATGCTCATCCTGAAGTGATTGAAGCAATAAAATTTACAGCTGAAAAAGGTACAAGCTTTGGTGCACCAACAGAAATTGAAACACAAATGGCACAGCTTGTGTGTGAACGTGTACCTTCCATTGAAATTGTTCGTATGGTTAATTCTGGTACGGAAGCAACTATGAGTGCTTTAAGGTTAGCCAGAGGTTATACAAAACGGAACAAAATATTAAAGTTTGAAGGCTGTTATCATGGACATGCAGATTCTTTATTAATTAAAGCGGGTTCTGGTGTTGCAACCTTAGGTTTACCTGATAGTCCAGGTGTTCCTGAGTCTGTAGCACAAAATACTTTAACTGTACCCTATAACGACATAGAATCAGTTAAGCTAGCATTTGAAAAATTTGGAGAAGATATTGCAGGTGTCATTGTTGAACCGATTGCTGGAAATATGGGGGTTGTACCACCATTACCAGGTTTCTTAGAAGGACTTCGTGATTTGACAACACAGTACGGCAGTTTACTTATTTTTGATGAAGTGATGACAGGTTTTCGTGTTGACTTAAATTGTGCACAAGGACGATTTGGAGTTACTCCAGATCTAACTTGTTTAGGTAAAGTGATCGGTGGAGGTTTACCTGTAGGAGCCTATGGTGGAAAAAGAGAAATAATGGAGCAGATGGCACCAACCGGTCCAATTTATCAGGCGGGTACTTTATCAGGAAATCCTTTAGCGATGGTGGCAGGTTACACTACATTGAAGCTATTAGGTGAACCTGGTGTTTACGAGCAATTGGAAGAAAGGTCTGCGAAATTAGAGGCAGGCTTGATGAAAAATGCAGAAGAAGTTGGAATCGAAAGCACGATGAATCGAATCGGTTCGATGGTTTGTCCATTTTTCACAAGTCAGAAAGTGACGAATTACGAAACTGCAAGTTCCTCTGATTTAAAACGATTTACGAAATATTTTGGGAACATGTTAGACTTAGGTGTCTCCGTTGCACCATCTCAATTTGAAGGGATGTTTGTTTCGTTAGCACATACCGATGAAGATATTGAAACAACGATTGAAGCGCATCGTGAAGCATTGAAGCGACTATAA
- a CDS encoding XapX domain-containing protein has translation MKEILLSLLAGILVGMLFKVLKLPAPAPPVLAGIVGIFGVYLGGKLLEWVMKLTT, from the coding sequence ATGAAAGAAATACTATTAAGCTTATTAGCAGGAATCCTTGTAGGAATGTTATTTAAGGTGCTAAAACTCCCTGCTCCGGCCCCACCAGTTTTAGCTGGTATCGTAGGTATATTCGGAGTCTATCTAGGTGGGAAACTTTTAGAGTGGGTTATGAAATTAACAACTTAA
- a CDS encoding DNA alkylation repair protein: MEPVKNTFNQVFFEKLTGTISKYDSNFSKELFLKKVFTNEWDGYELKERMHHITQCLHETLPKDYESVIEILMKVASKVTFKFGFAPMIFPNFVELYGLDDWDISIKALEEFTKYSSSEFAVRPFIIKDAHRMMEKMAEWARHDNQHIRRLASEGCRPRLPWAIALPAFKKDPSLILPILEMLKNDPEEYVRRSVANNLNDISKDHPKLILQVARKWLGESKETDWLVKHALRTLLKAGDTEALLMFGFSDPKYIDVANFQINTDKVNIGDILSFSFELQKNKETDEKVRIEYAIYFMKANGELTKKVFKISERVLTSNSEDINRNHSFKLITTRKYYPGMHKVSIIINGVEKVVGDFELIEKLD; encoded by the coding sequence ATGGAACCAGTAAAAAATACATTTAATCAAGTTTTTTTTGAAAAATTAACGGGCACAATTAGTAAATATGATTCCAACTTTTCTAAGGAATTGTTTTTAAAAAAGGTATTTACAAATGAATGGGATGGATATGAATTAAAGGAAAGAATGCACCATATAACGCAGTGTTTACATGAGACATTGCCTAAAGATTATGAGTCTGTTATTGAAATTTTAATGAAAGTGGCATCAAAGGTAACATTTAAATTTGGATTTGCACCCATGATATTTCCTAACTTTGTGGAGTTGTACGGATTAGATGATTGGGATATTTCAATCAAGGCATTAGAGGAATTCACCAAGTATTCTTCTTCTGAATTTGCTGTTCGTCCATTTATTATCAAGGATGCTCATAGAATGATGGAAAAGATGGCAGAGTGGGCACGTCATGACAATCAACATATTCGCAGACTTGCCAGTGAAGGATGTCGTCCACGATTGCCTTGGGCTATTGCTTTACCTGCTTTTAAAAAAGATCCTTCTTTGATACTACCTATATTAGAAATGTTAAAAAATGATCCAGAAGAATACGTAAGAAGAAGTGTCGCCAATAACTTAAATGATATTTCTAAAGATCATCCAAAATTGATTTTACAAGTAGCTAGAAAGTGGTTAGGTGAATCTAAAGAAACGGATTGGTTAGTAAAACACGCACTACGTACGTTATTAAAAGCTGGAGATACCGAGGCTCTATTAATGTTCGGTTTTAGTGATCCAAAATATATTGACGTTGCTAATTTTCAAATAAATACTGACAAAGTAAATATCGGTGATATACTTTCTTTTTCATTTGAACTTCAAAAAAATAAAGAAACAGATGAGAAAGTGCGCATTGAATATGCGATCTATTTCATGAAAGCAAATGGAGAATTAACGAAGAAAGTGTTTAAAATATCTGAACGTGTGTTAACTAGTAATAGTGAAGATATAAATAGAAATCATTCTTTTAAATTAATCACGACTCGAAAATATTATCCAGGTATGCACAAAGTGTCTATCATAATTAATGGTGTTGAAAAGGTTGTTGGGGATTTCGAATTAATAGAAAAACTTGATTAA
- the cobA gene encoding uroporphyrinogen-III C-methyltransferase, protein MTKGKVYLVGAGPGDPKLITVKGLESIKKADAIVYDRLASPRLLTYAKPGTEKIYAGKLPNQHTMDQEAINRLLVDLALQGKVVTRLKGGDPNIFGRVGEEASLLVDHNIEFEIVPGITSAIAAPSYAGIPITHRDFNSSFAVVTGHERPEKIDSTINWEKISTATETILFLMGITKIGYIRDQLIKHGKSPQTPVALIRWGTRVEQKTLIGTLETIVEQVEKEKFKPPAVILVGEVVKLREKLMWFENKPLFGKRVLVTRARSQASELADQIDDLGGEAVEFPVIELKQPENEQTLNELDKALQRLDSYHWIIFTSVNGVEYFFKRLRDLRIDIRTMQNARIAAIGPKTANSLEERGLVVVSIPKQFQGEGLLEEILPELEKGQHVLLPRADIAREFLPQELSKLGLNVTEVDVYENVICDHGLEEVLTYIDKNRLHIITFTSSSTVRNLVDILKKNGYDAKQYLRGIQIVCMGPITAQTAKEFGFSITKVANEATIESLIEAIKEV, encoded by the coding sequence TTGACAAAGGGGAAAGTTTACTTAGTTGGTGCAGGACCGGGGGATCCAAAATTAATTACAGTAAAGGGTTTGGAATCCATCAAAAAAGCGGATGCTATTGTGTACGATAGATTAGCCAGCCCACGTTTACTTACCTATGCAAAACCTGGAACAGAAAAAATATACGCTGGTAAATTACCAAATCAGCACACGATGGATCAGGAGGCAATTAATAGACTATTAGTTGATTTAGCTTTGCAAGGTAAGGTTGTAACACGTTTAAAAGGTGGTGATCCCAATATTTTTGGTCGTGTAGGAGAGGAAGCATCTTTGCTGGTTGACCATAATATTGAATTTGAAATTGTACCAGGTATTACTTCTGCTATTGCTGCTCCTTCCTATGCAGGGATTCCAATAACACACCGTGATTTTAATTCCTCTTTTGCAGTTGTAACAGGTCATGAGAGACCTGAAAAAATAGATTCAACGATTAATTGGGAAAAAATATCAACAGCGACAGAAACGATTCTTTTCTTAATGGGAATTACAAAGATTGGGTACATACGTGATCAATTAATTAAACACGGTAAATCTCCACAAACTCCAGTTGCTCTAATTCGATGGGGCACAAGAGTAGAGCAAAAAACTTTAATTGGCACTTTAGAAACCATTGTTGAACAAGTAGAAAAAGAAAAGTTTAAACCACCAGCCGTTATTTTAGTAGGTGAGGTTGTAAAACTGAGAGAGAAACTAATGTGGTTTGAAAATAAACCGTTATTCGGAAAAAGAGTACTTGTGACTAGAGCACGATCACAAGCTAGTGAACTAGCTGATCAAATTGATGACCTAGGAGGAGAAGCGGTTGAATTCCCTGTCATTGAATTAAAACAACCTGAGAATGAACAAACGTTAAATGAATTAGATAAAGCCCTTCAAAGGTTAGATTCATATCATTGGATCATTTTTACTAGCGTAAACGGGGTAGAATATTTCTTTAAACGGTTAAGAGATTTACGCATTGATATTCGTACGATGCAAAATGCCCGTATTGCTGCTATTGGTCCAAAAACAGCAAACTCCCTTGAAGAACGTGGGCTTGTTGTAGTATCCATTCCAAAACAATTCCAAGGAGAGGGATTGTTAGAAGAAATTTTACCAGAGTTAGAGAAAGGACAACATGTTTTGCTTCCAAGAGCAGATATTGCACGTGAATTTTTACCTCAAGAATTGAGCAAACTTGGATTGAATGTTACGGAAGTAGATGTATATGAAAATGTAATTTGTGATCACGGACTTGAAGAGGTACTGACGTATATAGATAAAAATCGACTTCATATTATAACTTTTACTAGTTCTTCAACGGTTCGTAATTTAGTAGATATTCTTAAGAAAAATGGATATGATGCAAAGCAATATTTAAGGGGTATACAGATCGTATGTATGGGTCCTATTACAGCACAAACTGCGAAAGAATTCGGATTTAGTATAACAAAAGTAGCCAATGAAGCTACGATTGAATCATTGATCGAAGCAATCAAAGAAGTATAA
- the hemG gene encoding protoporphyrinogen oxidase — MEKTPKKVTIVGGGITGLSTAFYMKKKFSEQGIQIEITIVDKDSRLGGKIQTLLHEDFVIERGPDSFLARKYPIIKISRELGLEDQLTATNPNAKKNYILHKGKFHLMPPGLILGIPTKMAPFMKTGLISLPGKLRAGMDLLLPRRSSSSDETLGGFLSRRLGKQVAENIAEPLLSGIYAGNPNELSLKATFPQFRGIEKKYRSLILGMAISRKRAPANGASAVSLPKIAQNSMFLTYKKGLNTLVDALVEELSDVKVITEQSVTKITKQSNKTAEKINEYEITLSNGEMIESDVVVLAIPPHFSADLFTDLNQVQQLKKIKYASVANVIIAFDKKDINHDLDGSGFVIPRKEGRFMTACTWTSSKWLHTAPKGKILLRCYVGRSGEEAWKQLNDEQIIEKVQQEIGDLMGIKATPLFHKVTRLYNSMPQYPIEHLNIIGNARKQCAENYPGIFLTGAGYEGVGIPDCIGQGEKTAEQVIQFIQ; from the coding sequence ATGGAGAAAACTCCTAAAAAGGTTACCATTGTTGGTGGAGGAATAACAGGTTTAAGCACTGCATTTTATATGAAAAAGAAGTTTTCAGAGCAGGGAATACAGATAGAAATAACCATCGTTGATAAGGATAGTAGATTAGGTGGAAAAATCCAAACATTGTTACATGAAGATTTTGTGATTGAAAGAGGCCCTGATTCTTTTTTAGCTCGAAAATATCCGATTATAAAGATTTCTCGAGAATTAGGTTTAGAGGATCAATTAACAGCTACAAACCCAAACGCAAAGAAAAACTATATTCTTCATAAAGGTAAATTTCACCTAATGCCACCTGGTCTAATATTAGGTATCCCAACAAAAATGGCGCCGTTTATGAAAACGGGTCTAATCTCTTTGCCAGGAAAATTAAGAGCGGGAATGGATTTACTTCTTCCTCGTAGATCTAGTTCAAGTGATGAGACCTTAGGTGGTTTTCTTTCACGGAGACTAGGTAAACAAGTAGCTGAGAATATTGCAGAGCCATTATTATCTGGCATTTATGCAGGGAATCCAAATGAGTTGAGCTTAAAAGCTACTTTTCCGCAATTTCGAGGTATTGAAAAGAAATACCGTAGTTTGATATTAGGGATGGCTATTAGTAGAAAGCGTGCGCCTGCAAATGGAGCTTCAGCTGTTTCGTTGCCGAAAATTGCACAAAATAGTATGTTTCTGACTTATAAAAAAGGATTAAATACACTAGTAGATGCGCTTGTTGAGGAATTAAGTGATGTGAAAGTCATAACAGAACAATCTGTTACCAAAATTACGAAACAATCAAATAAAACTGCAGAAAAAATAAATGAGTATGAAATCACTTTGTCTAATGGAGAAATGATCGAATCAGATGTTGTTGTATTAGCAATCCCACCACATTTTTCAGCAGATCTCTTTACAGATTTAAATCAAGTGCAGCAATTGAAAAAAATAAAATATGCATCAGTTGCCAATGTAATTATAGCCTTTGATAAAAAAGATATAAATCATGATCTGGACGGTTCAGGGTTTGTTATTCCTCGTAAGGAAGGTAGATTCATGACTGCTTGTACTTGGACTTCATCGAAATGGTTGCACACAGCTCCAAAGGGGAAAATATTACTTCGATGTTATGTGGGTAGGTCAGGTGAAGAAGCTTGGAAACAACTTAATGATGAACAGATTATAGAAAAGGTACAACAAGAGATCGGAGATTTAATGGGAATAAAAGCAACACCACTATTCCATAAAGTTACTCGTTTATATAACTCTATGCCTCAATATCCAATTGAGCATTTAAATATCATTGGAAATGCAAGAAAACAATGTGCAGAAAATTATCCAGGTATCTTTTTAACTGGGGCAGGTTATGAAGGAGTTGGCATTCCAGACTGTATAGGTCAGGGAGAAAAAACAGCAGAACAAGTAATACAATTTATACAATAA
- a CDS encoding NAD(P)-dependent oxidoreductase, with the protein MYDVMPIMINVKHKKCIVVGGGKVAERKINSLMEAMASILVISPKVTSQIKYWQREGKLQICKKNYDISEVGTPYLMIAATDQNQVNLQVYEDAKKQNIFVSIVDCPDCSDFIFPASFKRGKLQIAVSTSGASPSVARSIKKELENKYGNEYEIYLDFLSEFRLFVKTKINDSHQRQAISRGIMELDILRFIREGQFHSFQKELYKNLEDPDYIYKENWIDRYLEDKDKGV; encoded by the coding sequence GTGTATGATGTTATGCCAATTATGATCAATGTGAAACATAAAAAATGTATTGTTGTTGGTGGGGGGAAAGTAGCAGAGCGAAAAATCAACTCACTAATGGAAGCAATGGCTAGTATTTTGGTGATTAGTCCCAAAGTAACGAGTCAGATCAAATATTGGCAAAGAGAAGGGAAACTGCAAATATGTAAAAAAAACTATGATATATCTGAAGTTGGAACACCCTATTTGATGATTGCTGCAACAGACCAAAATCAAGTTAATTTACAGGTTTATGAAGATGCGAAAAAACAAAATATATTCGTGAGTATTGTAGATTGTCCAGACTGTAGTGATTTTATTTTTCCCGCTAGCTTTAAAAGAGGGAAATTACAAATTGCGGTTTCTACTTCTGGTGCTAGTCCCTCTGTTGCAAGATCGATCAAAAAAGAATTAGAAAATAAGTATGGGAATGAATATGAAATTTACCTCGATTTTTTAAGTGAGTTTCGTTTATTTGTAAAAACAAAAATCAATGACTCTCATCAAAGGCAAGCAATATCCAGGGGTATCATGGAACTAGATATACTTCGTTTCATACGTGAGGGGCAATTTCATAGTTTTCAGAAGGAATTATATAAAAATTTAGAGGATCCTGACTATATATATAAAGAAAATTGGATCGATCGTTATTTAGAGGATAAGGATAAAGGAGTATAA
- the hemH gene encoding ferrochelatase translates to MTQKIGVLVMSYGTPESMDQIEAYYTHIRRGRPPEPEQLEDLISRYEAIVGGFFPLRKNTDRQVEEIEKTLNKQQSEYEFVCYQGLKHAHPFIEDGIAKMVEDGITKAVGVVLAPHYSTMSVGSYIKRAEEKADELGLSINFVKSYHMYPKLIEVLSERVKAALQKFEGLDKNEIKVLFSAHSLPEKILEINDPYPEQLIETSKKIAEKTGITNWDFAWQSAGQTAMPWLGPDILDVLNHIQSEENVQDVLICPIGFVSDHLEILYDIDIECQQVARKLGMHLERTESLNTDPRYMETVAEVVIAKLDKD, encoded by the coding sequence ATGACGCAAAAAATAGGAGTATTAGTCATGTCTTACGGAACACCAGAAAGTATGGATCAAATTGAAGCATATTACACCCATATTCGTAGAGGCAGACCACCTGAACCAGAACAATTAGAGGATTTAATCAGTCGTTATGAGGCCATTGTTGGAGGGTTTTTCCCACTACGTAAAAATACAGATCGACAAGTAGAAGAGATTGAAAAGACTTTAAATAAACAACAATCAGAATACGAGTTTGTATGTTACCAAGGTTTGAAGCATGCTCATCCTTTCATAGAAGATGGGATAGCGAAAATGGTGGAAGATGGGATCACAAAAGCGGTTGGAGTTGTTTTAGCACCACATTATTCAACAATGAGTGTGGGTAGTTATATAAAACGTGCAGAGGAAAAAGCAGATGAACTTGGTTTGAGCATTAACTTTGTTAAAAGTTATCATATGTATCCTAAATTAATTGAAGTTCTATCTGAAAGAGTAAAAGCAGCTTTACAAAAGTTTGAGGGTCTAGATAAAAATGAGATAAAGGTTCTATTCAGTGCTCATAGTTTACCTGAAAAAATATTGGAAATAAATGACCCGTATCCAGAACAACTAATTGAAACTTCTAAAAAAATTGCTGAAAAAACAGGAATTACAAACTGGGATTTTGCATGGCAGAGTGCAGGTCAGACTGCCATGCCGTGGTTGGGACCTGATATACTAGACGTTTTGAATCATATACAAAGTGAAGAAAATGTTCAAGATGTCCTAATCTGTCCGATTGGTTTTGTATCAGATCATCTAGAAATTCTTTATGATATAGATATCGAGTGTCAGCAGGTTGCTCGCAAGTTAGGAATGCATTTAGAGCGTACAGAGTCGTTAAATACAGATCCAAGATATATGGAAACGGTAGCAGAAGTTGTTATAGCCAAACTAGATAAGGATTGA
- the hemB gene encoding porphobilinogen synthase, with translation MAFPTVRHRRLRNNRAIRNLVKENHVTVHDLIYPIFVTEGEGIKNEIPSMPGVYHFSLDQLETEIKEISKLGLQSIILFGVPSEKDNVGTQAYNDQGIVQKATRLAKRMNPNLLIMADTCLCQFMDHGHCGIVKKSDDGKEAVIENDSSLELLVKTAVSQAKAGADVIAPSNMMDGFVTAIRSGLDESGFEHIPIMSYAVKYSSAFYGPFRDAAHSSPQFGDRKTYQMDPANASEGIREAESDVMEGADILMVKPGMAYMDIILSLKQNFDLPIAAYNVSAEYSMIKAAAEKGWIDEKAVAMELLVGFKRAGADMILTYFAKDVARWLRTESI, from the coding sequence TTGGCATTTCCAACAGTAAGACATAGAAGATTAAGAAACAATCGAGCTATTCGTAATTTAGTTAAAGAAAATCATGTAACTGTTCATGATTTAATCTATCCGATTTTTGTAACGGAAGGTGAAGGAATCAAAAATGAAATTCCTTCAATGCCTGGTGTGTACCATTTTTCGTTAGATCAATTAGAAACAGAAATAAAAGAAATTTCGAAGCTAGGTTTACAATCTATTATCCTATTTGGTGTACCCAGTGAGAAAGATAATGTTGGAACACAAGCCTATAATGATCAGGGTATCGTTCAGAAAGCTACTCGTTTAGCCAAACGAATGAACCCGAATTTATTAATAATGGCAGATACATGTTTGTGTCAGTTTATGGATCATGGTCATTGTGGGATTGTTAAAAAATCTGATGATGGAAAAGAGGCTGTTATTGAAAATGATTCTTCCTTAGAATTACTTGTAAAAACAGCTGTATCGCAAGCAAAAGCGGGAGCTGACGTTATTGCTCCATCTAATATGATGGATGGTTTTGTAACTGCGATTCGCTCTGGATTAGATGAGTCAGGATTTGAACATATTCCTATTATGTCCTATGCAGTGAAATATTCATCTGCATTTTATGGTCCATTTAGAGACGCTGCTCATTCCTCACCACAGTTTGGGGATCGCAAAACATACCAAATGGACCCTGCAAATGCTAGCGAAGGAATCCGAGAAGCAGAATCCGATGTAATGGAAGGTGCTGATATTTTGATGGTCAAACCAGGGATGGCATATATGGATATTATTCTTTCATTAAAGCAAAATTTCGACCTTCCGATTGCGGCATATAATGTTAGTGCGGAATATTCCATGATAAAAGCGGCAGCTGAAAAAGGTTGGATAGATGAAAAGGCGGTCGCGATGGAGTTACTAGTAGGGTTTAAACGTGCGGGAGCCGATATGATTCTAACTTACTTTGCAAAAGATGTAGCAAGATGGTTACGTACTGAATCAATATAA
- the hemC gene encoding hydroxymethylbilane synthase: MRTIIVGTRQSQLALTQTNHVIEALKEICQMHHIQAQFEIKKIVTKGDKILDVTLSKVGGKGLFVKEIEQAMLDEEIDIAVHSMKDMPSELPEGLMIGAVPKREDVRDCIVSRENISLSNLPKGAVIGTSSLRRASQIKSYRPDFEIKFIRGNIGTRINKLNDGEYDAIVLATAGLNRVGWQDKITEFIPTELCIPAVGQGALGIECRDDDEFIIKLLSLYNDKKTAKTVRAERAFLATLNGSCQIPVAAHGILQHEGETADIQLNGLVGSPDGETVIKDQIIGNDPEKLGVQLAQILIDRGANRILDEVRGEN, translated from the coding sequence ATGAGAACAATCATTGTAGGAACAAGACAAAGTCAATTAGCACTGACACAAACCAATCATGTGATTGAAGCGTTAAAAGAAATATGTCAAATGCATCATATTCAAGCTCAATTTGAAATTAAAAAAATAGTTACTAAAGGTGATAAAATTCTAGATGTTACTCTTTCCAAAGTAGGTGGAAAAGGGCTTTTTGTGAAAGAAATCGAACAAGCGATGTTAGATGAAGAGATTGATATTGCAGTACATAGTATGAAGGACATGCCTTCAGAGTTACCAGAAGGTTTAATGATTGGTGCAGTTCCAAAACGAGAAGATGTTAGAGATTGTATCGTATCTCGAGAGAACATATCATTGTCTAATCTCCCCAAAGGAGCAGTGATAGGAACGAGTAGTTTAAGACGTGCAAGTCAAATAAAAAGTTATCGTCCTGATTTTGAAATTAAATTCATCAGAGGAAATATTGGAACTAGAATTAATAAATTAAACGACGGTGAATATGATGCGATCGTACTAGCGACTGCTGGTCTGAATAGAGTGGGATGGCAGGATAAGATAACCGAGTTTATCCCAACAGAGCTTTGTATCCCTGCCGTAGGTCAAGGGGCACTAGGAATAGAGTGTAGAGACGATGATGAGTTTATTATAAAACTCTTATCCCTTTACAATGATAAGAAAACAGCGAAAACTGTTCGAGCAGAAAGAGCTTTTTTAGCTACTTTAAACGGAAGTTGTCAAATTCCTGTAGCTGCCCACGGTATTTTACAGCATGAAGGGGAAACTGCTGACATACAATTAAATGGTTTGGTTGGTTCTCCAGATGGAGAAACCGTGATCAAAGATCAAATAATTGGTAATGATCCAGAGAAGTTAGGTGTCCAATTGGCACAAATATTAATTGATCGGGGAGCAAATCGAATATTAGATGAAGTGAGGGGAGAGAATTGA